A single window of Psychromonas ingrahamii 37 DNA harbors:
- a CDS encoding LysR family transcriptional regulator, with translation MKQLIDFQYFQAVAKAGSIRKAADKLSITSTALNRRILTMEDELGEKLFERQANGVRLSAAGELFLHHVQKQLADLQRVKSQISDLSGVRRGHVNIACSQALLTSFFPQQIARFRHQHPAVTFSLYVRDRQAAESTLLDNSVDLAMVFEPVHMNELQILISKEQQLYAIMPSGHPLAEKSDVKLSECMAYPLALPTSEYGVRHILDFKANRTMLNMQPTVESDSFEFLRNYVLNEGCITFQIEIGLPQIMEDLGLIARPISKADMAAGSMYLIQKKNRTLPTAAARFAEQLIQTLSQ, from the coding sequence ATGAAGCAACTTATAGATTTTCAGTATTTTCAGGCGGTCGCTAAGGCAGGTTCAATTCGTAAGGCTGCCGACAAACTCTCGATCACTTCAACAGCACTTAACCGACGTATTCTTACGATGGAAGATGAACTGGGTGAAAAACTATTTGAGCGTCAAGCCAATGGTGTACGCCTGTCTGCTGCAGGAGAGTTATTCTTACATCACGTCCAAAAACAACTTGCTGATCTTCAAAGAGTTAAAAGTCAAATATCAGATCTTAGCGGGGTCAGGCGAGGGCATGTCAATATCGCATGCAGTCAAGCACTGCTGACGTCATTTTTTCCGCAACAAATTGCACGTTTTCGTCACCAACACCCCGCGGTAACTTTTAGTCTTTATGTAAGAGATAGGCAGGCGGCAGAATCGACATTATTAGACAATAGTGTCGATTTAGCCATGGTATTTGAACCCGTGCACATGAATGAACTGCAGATTCTTATATCTAAAGAACAACAGCTGTACGCCATTATGCCAAGTGGCCATCCATTAGCTGAAAAAAGCGACGTTAAATTAAGTGAATGTATGGCTTATCCCTTAGCACTTCCCACAAGCGAGTACGGCGTACGTCATATTTTGGATTTTAAAGCCAATAGAACCATGCTTAATATGCAACCCACTGTGGAATCCGACAGCTTTGAGTTTCTGCGTAATTATGTGCTTAACGAGGGTTGCATCACCTTTCAAATAGAAATTGGATTACCGCAAATTATGGAAGATTTAGGGCTAATTGCGCGGCCGATATCAAAGGCCGATATGGCAGCCGGCAGTATGTACCTTATTCAGAAAAAAAATCGTACATTACCCACGGCTGCTGCACGTTTTGCAGAACAGCTAATACAAACACTGTCACAGTAA
- a CDS encoding bifunctional diguanylate cyclase/phosphodiesterase has product MPNLTILSLDLIIQDKNLSVFFQPIVENIERNIFGYEALIRGPFNSQLYSPIALFAAAKDQSRLVELELLCRELSILQFKKLNLQGKLFLNASPETLFQPNFRSGQTLKLLKKIDLDPSRVVIELTEHSPLENYEVIRDALKHYKEMGFEIAMDDLGSGYSGLRAWYELRPDYVKIDRHFMCDIDSDKVKQQFVLSIKNIAQELGCKVIAEGVETANEFRFIEKIGLRFCQGYYFKRPAPLPVRRINNNLFSERRLTAQSKNRLISSKMVGELLQPIDAISTATTIESCATLFKQKPDLDSIPVLENNKPIGLIHRNNLTNLFFSAYGRELSGRKTIASLVDRQVLILEHDLPVEQASILISDQAGRRKILEFIIVNKGEYQGIGSIIDLLKEITHLQINNARYANPLTLLPGNVPISKNLDQRLKEQSPFTICYVDLDHFKPYNDCYGYEKGDQIILGVADILRDIVTDRDDFIGHIGGDDFIVILSSDHWQIQCEKILANFSEWVIHSYSPEDQERGGIASEDRTGAKQFYPLLSLSIGCVNLSPSICNSHNDVAVLASYAKSKAKKIKGNSLYLYDSKTTANALPEKKYLTELCHSS; this is encoded by the coding sequence ATGCCAAATTTAACTATATTATCACTTGATTTGATAATCCAAGATAAAAATCTCAGTGTTTTTTTTCAGCCTATTGTTGAAAATATTGAACGGAATATTTTTGGCTATGAAGCATTAATTCGGGGCCCCTTTAACAGTCAATTGTACTCACCCATTGCCCTTTTTGCTGCAGCAAAAGACCAAAGTAGATTAGTGGAGCTGGAGCTTTTATGCCGAGAATTATCGATATTACAATTTAAAAAACTTAATCTCCAGGGAAAATTATTTCTCAATGCCAGCCCTGAAACTCTCTTTCAGCCTAATTTCCGCTCTGGTCAAACATTAAAATTACTCAAGAAAATAGACCTTGATCCGAGCCGTGTGGTGATCGAGTTAACCGAACACAGTCCTTTAGAAAATTATGAAGTAATTCGAGATGCATTAAAACATTATAAAGAAATGGGCTTTGAAATTGCGATGGATGATTTGGGATCCGGTTATTCGGGCTTGCGCGCTTGGTATGAATTACGTCCTGATTATGTAAAGATCGATCGCCATTTTATGTGTGATATTGACAGCGATAAAGTAAAGCAGCAATTTGTACTCTCTATCAAAAATATCGCGCAGGAGCTGGGTTGTAAAGTCATTGCAGAAGGTGTTGAAACAGCCAATGAATTTCGATTTATAGAAAAAATTGGTCTGCGGTTCTGCCAGGGTTACTATTTTAAGCGTCCGGCACCGTTGCCCGTCAGGCGTATCAATAATAACTTGTTTAGTGAAAGAAGGTTGACAGCGCAATCTAAAAATAGACTTATTTCATCTAAAATGGTGGGAGAGTTATTGCAGCCTATTGATGCAATTAGTACAGCAACGACCATTGAATCTTGCGCTACATTATTTAAGCAAAAACCTGATCTAGACAGTATTCCAGTGCTCGAGAACAACAAACCAATCGGTTTAATCCACCGTAACAACCTCACTAATTTATTTTTTTCAGCCTATGGCAGAGAACTCTCAGGCAGAAAGACGATCGCCTCATTGGTTGATCGCCAGGTACTGATTTTGGAACATGACTTACCCGTTGAGCAAGCGAGTATCTTAATTAGTGATCAAGCTGGAAGAAGGAAAATACTGGAGTTTATTATTGTCAATAAGGGGGAATATCAGGGCATTGGCTCAATTATTGATCTTCTCAAGGAAATAACCCATCTGCAAATTAATAACGCACGTTATGCAAACCCTTTGACCTTGTTGCCGGGTAACGTGCCGATCAGTAAAAATTTGGATCAGCGACTTAAAGAACAATCACCCTTCACTATCTGTTATGTCGATTTAGATCATTTCAAACCGTACAATGATTGTTATGGTTATGAAAAAGGAGACCAAATTATTCTTGGTGTTGCTGATATTTTGCGGGATATAGTGACCGATAGAGATGATTTTATTGGCCATATTGGTGGGGATGACTTTATTGTTATTTTATCTTCAGATCATTGGCAAATACAATGCGAAAAAATACTGGCAAATTTTTCGGAATGGGTTATCCACAGCTATAGTCCGGAAGACCAGGAGAGGGGCGGAATCGCAAGCGAAGATCGTACGGGAGCCAAACAATTTTATCCTTTACTGAGTCTATCGATAGGTTGTGTCAATTTGTCGCCTTCCATTTGTAACAGTCATAACGATGTGGCGGTATTAGCCTCCTATGCAAAATCGAAGGCTAAAAAAATAAAAGGCAATTCATTATATTTATATGACAGTAAAACGACGGCCAACGCATTGCCAGAAAAAAAATATCTCACCGAGTTATGTCATAGTTCATGA
- the ppk1 gene encoding polyphosphate kinase 1 → MSTEKFYIEKELSWLSFNERVLQEAADKSVPLIERIRFLGIFSNNLDEFYKVRFADVKRRILIDQEHAWNEPSLNTHGLKFNKQLLSNMQTKVFQLNERFDVLYNELIREMARRRIFLVSELQLDEAQQNWIRKYFKKEVMPHITPLLLNDDIDLLQFLNDTDAYIVVELKKDNHSQYALLEIPTGYLPRFVRVPEQKGRGRKTIILLDNIVRYCLDELFRGFFDYDELNGYAMKMTRDAEYDLSHEVEYSVLDKMSEGVSQRLTAMAVRFVYEREMPQAMLDFLCEKLKISNYDSLLPGGRYYNFKDFISFPNIGPNYLENKSLTPIECADFEGYVNYFDAIRAKDILVYYPYHTFSHIAELVRQASFDPKVLSIKINIYRVAKHSQLMNSLIDAVHNGKNVTVVVELQARFDEEANIEWAKVLTEAGVHVVFGSSGLKIHSKLLLISRREKEAVIYYAHIGTGNFHEKTARIYTDFSLLTAVQEIALEVRKVFSYIENPYRPVRFNHLIVSPRNSRKRIYQVIDQEIANAALGKNAGLTLKVNNLVDKGLINKLYNASRAGVQIQMVIRGMCSLVPGIKDVSENIKIISIIDRFLEHSRVLITHNDGDPQVYISSADWMTRNIDNRIEVTVPIRDPRLKQRIIDIVNIHFTDTVKARLMDQNMSNDYVPRGNRKKIRSQLDIYEYLKNTEKQTRKQQKQSRDNVAIR, encoded by the coding sequence ATGAGTACTGAAAAATTCTATATCGAAAAAGAACTTAGTTGGCTTTCGTTTAATGAGCGAGTGCTTCAAGAAGCCGCTGATAAGAGCGTGCCTTTAATTGAAAGAATTCGCTTTCTGGGCATTTTTTCTAATAATTTAGATGAATTTTATAAAGTTCGTTTTGCCGATGTGAAGCGCCGTATATTAATCGACCAGGAGCATGCCTGGAACGAACCTTCCTTGAACACCCATGGACTTAAGTTTAATAAACAATTATTGTCCAATATGCAAACCAAAGTATTTCAGCTGAATGAACGATTTGACGTGCTTTATAATGAGCTAATCCGTGAAATGGCAAGACGACGGATTTTTTTAGTCAGCGAGCTTCAACTCGATGAAGCACAACAAAACTGGATTAGAAAATACTTTAAAAAAGAAGTGATGCCGCACATCACCCCCTTATTACTAAATGATGATATTGATCTTCTGCAGTTTCTTAATGATACCGATGCCTACATTGTTGTTGAACTAAAAAAAGATAACCATTCTCAATATGCATTGCTGGAAATACCCACCGGGTATTTACCGCGCTTTGTTAGGGTACCGGAGCAGAAAGGCAGGGGGCGTAAAACCATTATCCTCCTTGATAACATTGTTCGTTATTGTCTGGATGAACTTTTTCGGGGATTTTTTGACTACGACGAGCTTAACGGTTATGCCATGAAAATGACACGCGATGCCGAGTACGATTTAAGCCATGAAGTTGAATACAGTGTTTTGGATAAAATGTCTGAAGGGGTCAGCCAACGTTTAACCGCGATGGCGGTACGCTTCGTTTATGAGCGTGAGATGCCGCAAGCCATGCTCGATTTTTTATGTGAAAAATTAAAAATATCCAACTATGACAGCCTGCTTCCCGGTGGTCGTTATTATAATTTCAAGGACTTTATCAGCTTTCCAAATATTGGCCCTAACTACCTGGAAAATAAATCTCTTACACCGATAGAGTGTGCTGACTTTGAAGGTTATGTAAACTATTTTGATGCCATTCGTGCAAAAGATATCTTAGTTTATTATCCATACCATACTTTTAGTCATATCGCGGAGCTGGTGCGTCAAGCCTCATTTGATCCCAAAGTGCTCAGTATTAAAATAAATATTTACCGTGTGGCGAAACATTCACAGTTAATGAATTCTCTGATCGACGCCGTCCATAACGGTAAAAATGTGACTGTGGTAGTCGAGTTGCAGGCGCGTTTTGATGAAGAAGCTAATATCGAATGGGCTAAAGTGCTGACTGAAGCGGGCGTTCATGTTGTTTTTGGTTCTTCAGGGCTTAAAATTCACTCTAAACTACTGCTGATTAGCCGTCGTGAAAAAGAGGCGGTGATTTATTATGCGCATATAGGCACAGGCAACTTTCACGAAAAAACCGCGCGTATCTATACTGATTTTTCTCTGTTAACCGCGGTTCAAGAGATTGCTTTAGAAGTGCGCAAAGTGTTTAGCTATATCGAGAATCCCTATCGTCCAGTGCGTTTTAACCACCTTATTGTTTCACCACGCAATTCGCGTAAACGGATCTATCAAGTGATAGATCAAGAAATCGCTAATGCAGCTCTTGGAAAAAACGCCGGATTGACACTCAAGGTGAATAATCTTGTGGATAAAGGGCTTATCAATAAACTCTATAATGCAAGCAGGGCGGGTGTACAGATTCAAATGGTCATTCGGGGCATGTGCTCTTTAGTACCCGGTATTAAAGACGTCAGTGAAAATATAAAAATCATTAGCATTATCGACCGATTTTTGGAACATTCAAGGGTGTTAATTACACATAACGATGGCGATCCGCAAGTTTATATCTCCTCGGCTGACTGGATGACCAGAAATATCGACAATAGAATCGAAGTGACTGTTCCAATCCGTGATCCCCGTTTAAAACAACGTATTATTGATATTGTTAATATTCATTTTACTGATACAGTAAAAGCGCGTTTGATGGATCAAAATATGAGCAATGATTATGTACCGCGAGGAAACCGCAAAAAAATTCGCTCACAGCTCGATATTTATGAATACCTTAAAAACACCGAAAAACAAACTAGAAAACAACAAAAGCAGAGCCGAGATAATGTCGCAATCCGTTGA
- the pstC gene encoding phosphate ABC transporter permease subunit PstC, translated as MTSTALILIITLLTLGSYWYGMQRSIKVAGGVSQIKNMHSLPQQFGLLTAFCCGLPALFLLLLWGIVEPIIIESLLVNSLGKSVQALSTADLSLYLNDIRIMAGSALSDLSNLSDLSNEVVKQQAALYLRVLKDQASMLKAGLILITALASVMFIVSRFKLSFSARALSESVTKFLFLSCSIVAIFTTLGILMSVLFESLKFFQSVSTLDFLFGTTWSPQIAMRSEQVGSSGAFGAVPLFAGTMLISFIAMTIAAPVGLLTAIYLSQYASPTLRTVAKPMLEILAGIPTVVYGFFAALTVAPFIRDTGEALGLNVASESALAAGIVMGVMIIPFVSSLSDDALNAVPQALKEGSLAMGATESETIKNVLLPAALPGIIGAMLLAVSRAIGETMIVVMAAGMAANLTANPLAAVTTVTVQIVTLLTGDQEFDSPKTLAAFALGLMLFVTTLLLNVIALKVVRKYREQYD; from the coding sequence ATGACCTCAACAGCTTTAATTTTAATCATAACGCTACTTACACTCGGAAGTTATTGGTACGGAATGCAACGCTCGATTAAGGTTGCAGGCGGCGTTAGTCAGATTAAAAACATGCACTCTTTGCCACAGCAATTTGGTTTGCTGACTGCATTTTGCTGCGGTTTACCCGCGTTATTTCTTCTCTTATTATGGGGGATAGTTGAACCCATTATTATCGAATCACTGCTAGTTAACTCTCTGGGTAAGTCGGTACAGGCATTATCCACTGCAGATTTGAGTTTATATCTTAATGATATCCGTATTATGGCGGGTTCTGCCCTAAGCGACCTATCAAATCTCAGCGATTTATCAAATGAGGTTGTAAAACAGCAGGCGGCACTGTATTTACGGGTGTTAAAAGACCAGGCTAGTATGTTAAAAGCCGGCTTAATACTGATCACTGCACTCGCGAGTGTGATGTTCATTGTTAGTCGCTTCAAGTTAAGCTTTTCTGCTCGTGCATTATCTGAGAGTGTCACTAAATTCTTGTTTTTAAGCTGCTCAATTGTTGCCATTTTTACCACCTTAGGCATTTTGATGTCAGTGTTGTTTGAATCACTGAAATTTTTTCAATCGGTGTCAACCTTAGATTTTTTATTCGGAACCACCTGGAGTCCGCAAATAGCGATGCGTAGCGAGCAGGTTGGATCATCGGGTGCTTTTGGCGCTGTACCTTTATTTGCAGGTACTATGCTGATCTCGTTTATTGCCATGACGATTGCGGCACCGGTTGGATTGTTGACTGCAATCTATTTATCACAATATGCGAGTCCTACTTTGCGAACCGTTGCTAAACCTATGTTAGAAATACTGGCGGGTATCCCAACGGTCGTCTATGGATTTTTTGCGGCACTGACGGTGGCCCCGTTTATTCGTGATACGGGTGAAGCACTGGGGTTAAATGTGGCTTCAGAAAGTGCGTTAGCCGCAGGAATAGTGATGGGTGTGATGATTATTCCCTTTGTTTCTTCTCTTTCCGATGATGCGCTTAATGCCGTGCCACAGGCATTAAAAGAAGGTTCTCTTGCGATGGGGGCAACGGAATCTGAGACCATTAAAAACGTATTATTACCCGCGGCGTTACCGGGCATTATCGGTGCCATGCTATTGGCTGTTTCCCGTGCTATTGGTGAAACCATGATAGTTGTTATGGCGGCGGGGATGGCCGCAAATTTAACCGCTAATCCGCTGGCTGCGGTGACCACAGTAACGGTACAAATTGTAACGTTACTAACGGGCGATCAGGAATTTGACAGCCCTAAAACATTAGCCGCCTTTGCGTTAGGTTTAATGCTGTTTGTTACAACATTATTACTTAATGTGATTGCTTTGAAAGTAGTCAGAAAATACAGAGAACAATATGACTAA
- the ppx gene encoding exopolyphosphatase, translating to MSQSVEQKVRNIAAIDLGSNSFHMVVAKVVGQDLQMVSRHKQRVRLASGLDSEMNLSDAAIERGLLCLVMFAERLQGFEGDNVRIVATHALRQANNAPVFIQRAREVLPFPIEIISGEEEARLIYLGVAHTQVESDSKLVVDIGGGSTEMIIGQGFEVDLLNSQQMGCVSFTNQFFNNGKLSKNNFAKATLAAEQRLKPLVKQYRKKGWSTAFGSSGTIKAIKEVLIGFGYHDGLITHKRLQELIDALCTFDSIDAIELSGLSKERKPVFAAGVVILNALFQAFQIIEMHFSDGALREGVLYEMEARFARSDIRMRTTENLANKHNVELNHAVCVKHQATELFSQIRQTLGIKKHSELLSLLQWAALLHEVGLNISLPGFHRHSAYILQHTNMPGFNSEQQLVLATLARFQCKSLKLNEMPEFNLFDKNHLLALIKILRLAIILNGQRNDQLLPEILLTVEGKLWVLDCVNQLWLEDNKSLYADLLAEQERWLSAGWQLKF from the coding sequence ATGTCGCAATCCGTTGAACAAAAAGTACGCAATATAGCCGCTATTGACTTGGGATCAAACAGCTTCCACATGGTAGTCGCAAAAGTGGTGGGGCAGGATCTCCAGATGGTCAGTCGCCATAAACAGAGAGTGCGCTTAGCATCCGGGCTTGATAGTGAAATGAATTTAAGCGACGCTGCAATAGAACGCGGACTTTTGTGTTTGGTGATGTTTGCAGAACGTTTACAAGGATTTGAAGGTGACAATGTGCGTATTGTCGCAACGCATGCTCTGCGCCAGGCAAATAACGCCCCTGTTTTTATCCAGCGCGCGCGCGAAGTGTTGCCTTTCCCTATCGAAATTATTTCAGGCGAAGAAGAAGCGCGTCTTATTTATCTGGGGGTTGCCCATACACAGGTTGAATCAGACTCCAAACTTGTTGTCGATATTGGTGGTGGCAGTACTGAAATGATCATCGGTCAGGGGTTTGAAGTTGATCTGCTCAACAGTCAGCAAATGGGATGTGTGAGCTTTACCAATCAATTTTTTAATAATGGCAAGCTTTCTAAAAATAATTTTGCAAAAGCAACACTGGCTGCGGAGCAACGCCTTAAGCCACTTGTCAAACAATACAGGAAAAAAGGCTGGAGCACCGCATTTGGCTCATCAGGTACGATCAAAGCCATTAAGGAAGTACTGATTGGCTTTGGCTATCACGACGGCTTGATTACTCATAAGCGACTCCAAGAATTGATAGATGCACTGTGCACCTTTGACAGTATTGATGCTATCGAGCTCTCGGGATTAAGCAAAGAGCGAAAGCCCGTTTTTGCAGCGGGTGTTGTTATTTTAAATGCACTTTTTCAAGCGTTTCAAATTATTGAAATGCATTTCTCCGATGGTGCATTGCGGGAGGGGGTGTTGTATGAAATGGAAGCCCGTTTTGCCCGCTCAGATATCCGCATGCGCACTACCGAAAATTTAGCCAATAAACATAATGTTGAATTAAATCATGCAGTTTGTGTTAAGCATCAGGCGACTGAATTATTTTCCCAAATCCGTCAAACTTTGGGTATCAAAAAGCACAGTGAGCTGCTGTCGTTATTGCAGTGGGCCGCATTGTTACATGAAGTTGGCTTAAATATCAGCTTACCCGGTTTTCACCGCCATTCAGCCTATATACTGCAGCATACTAATATGCCCGGTTTTAATAGTGAGCAGCAATTAGTGCTTGCCACTCTGGCACGTTTTCAGTGTAAATCATTGAAACTGAATGAAATGCCTGAATTTAACTTGTTTGATAAAAACCATTTACTCGCGCTTATAAAAATACTTCGGCTGGCGATTATTCTTAATGGCCAGCGCAACGATCAGCTATTACCGGAAATATTATTAACCGTGGAAGGTAAGCTCTGGGTGTTGGACTGCGTTAACCAGCTGTGGCTTGAAGACAATAAATCTCTGTATGCAGACTTGTTAGCCGAGCAAGAGCGCTGGTTAAGTGCTGGATGGCAACTTAAATTTTAA
- a CDS encoding PstS family phosphate ABC transporter substrate-binding protein has product MKKLVLNTVALTFTVSLLASAAATAASRDMISVVGSSTVYPFSTVVAERFGKKTQFNTPKIESTGTGGGMKLFCAGNGIDTPDMSNASRRMKKSEYEMCVENGVTDITEVLIGYDGIVVANSNAAPQMKLSRKDLFLALAKEVPALDGSETLIKNPYKTWKDVNPSLPATKIEVLGPPPTSGTRDAFAELVMEGGCKQYPWIKAIKKTDKSAYKTICHSVREDHAYIEAGENDNLIIQKIDANPDAMGIFGFSFLDQNTDKIQGSFIDGTAPSFDAIADGSYPVSRPLFFYVKNSHVDKVPGIAEYLAEFTSESAMGQMGYLTDKGLIPLGDEKFAEVSADVKSYKALQL; this is encoded by the coding sequence ATGAAAAAATTAGTATTAAACACGGTAGCACTAACATTTACAGTTTCATTATTAGCATCAGCGGCTGCAACAGCTGCAAGTCGAGATATGATTAGCGTCGTTGGTTCTTCAACTGTTTACCCTTTTTCAACCGTAGTGGCAGAACGTTTTGGGAAAAAAACGCAATTTAATACACCTAAAATAGAGTCAACAGGGACAGGTGGCGGCATGAAATTATTCTGCGCCGGCAATGGTATTGATACTCCGGATATGTCTAACGCATCACGCCGCATGAAAAAAAGTGAATATGAGATGTGCGTTGAAAATGGCGTAACAGATATCACTGAAGTACTGATCGGTTATGACGGTATTGTTGTTGCTAACTCTAATGCTGCACCGCAGATGAAACTCAGCCGTAAAGATCTGTTTTTAGCCTTAGCCAAGGAAGTGCCGGCACTTGACGGTAGCGAAACATTAATAAAGAACCCGTATAAAACATGGAAAGATGTTAACCCGAGTCTACCCGCAACTAAAATCGAAGTACTGGGGCCACCGCCAACATCAGGTACACGAGATGCCTTTGCAGAATTAGTTATGGAAGGGGGTTGTAAGCAGTACCCGTGGATTAAAGCTATCAAGAAAACAGATAAAAGTGCTTACAAAACGATTTGTCACTCGGTCCGTGAAGATCATGCTTATATTGAAGCCGGTGAAAATGATAATTTAATTATTCAAAAGATAGATGCTAATCCTGACGCAATGGGAATATTTGGCTTTAGCTTCCTTGATCAAAATACAGATAAAATTCAAGGTTCATTTATCGACGGTACTGCACCTTCATTCGATGCGATTGCCGACGGTAGTTACCCTGTTTCACGTCCACTTTTCTTCTACGTGAAAAATTCTCATGTTGATAAAGTACCGGGCATTGCCGAGTATTTAGCTGAATTTACCAGCGAATCAGCAATGGGGCAAATGGGCTATTTAACAGATAAAGGCTTAATACCACTTGGCGATGAAAAGTTTGCTGAAGTGAGTGCGGATGTGAAGTCCTATAAAGCGTTACAACTGTAA
- the pstA gene encoding phosphate ABC transporter permease PstA has product MTNQLKTGHEPLNINDSTMQSNMHSNTDRIKQSLKKRNSKEKRFRLWGRLAISFGFLMVVILFADIGTKAYPAFFQHWIKVDIEFNRQWLNIEPSDSAVQPNMQAFKQANYSTTVKKSLYQMFPQVTTRGDKRDLMRLLSYSAEFKIEDLVTANPDLLGQTVSLWLLADDDVDSYFKSGVTVGQSSGRINDKQAMWLKQLFESGAVEKRFNTLFFTNSDSREPELAGIRGALSGTILTMIIVLLISFPIGVSAALYLEEFAPKNRWTDIIEVNINNLAAVPSIVFGLLGLAVLINIFGLPRSASLVGGIVLSLMTLPTIIIASRASIKAVPNSIREAAIGLGASDMQVALGHVLPMAMPGILTGTIIGLAQALGETAPLLMIGMVAFIVDVPVNFTDAATVMPVQIYLWADSPESAFLAKTSAAILVLLAFLLIMNFSATLLRSKFEKKGQ; this is encoded by the coding sequence ATGACTAATCAGCTAAAAACTGGCCATGAGCCGCTTAATATAAATGATTCAACCATGCAAAGTAATATGCACAGTAATACCGACAGAATTAAACAAAGCCTGAAAAAACGTAACAGCAAAGAAAAACGATTTCGTCTATGGGGAAGACTTGCGATCAGCTTTGGCTTTCTGATGGTGGTGATACTGTTCGCTGATATTGGCACTAAGGCTTACCCTGCTTTTTTCCAGCATTGGATAAAAGTGGATATTGAGTTTAATAGGCAGTGGCTGAATATCGAACCATCGGATTCAGCGGTGCAACCTAATATGCAAGCCTTCAAGCAGGCAAACTATTCGACAACAGTAAAAAAATCGCTTTATCAAATGTTCCCGCAGGTAACCACGCGCGGCGATAAACGTGATTTAATGAGACTACTGAGCTACAGTGCTGAGTTCAAAATTGAGGATCTGGTCACTGCCAACCCTGATTTATTAGGGCAGACAGTCTCGCTGTGGCTACTGGCTGACGATGATGTTGACAGCTATTTTAAAAGTGGAGTTACGGTGGGTCAAAGTAGCGGCCGTATTAACGACAAGCAGGCCATGTGGTTAAAGCAATTATTCGAGTCGGGCGCGGTTGAAAAACGTTTTAACACGCTTTTCTTTACCAATAGTGATTCACGTGAACCTGAATTAGCCGGGATACGGGGGGCGCTTAGCGGCACCATCTTAACCATGATCATTGTACTGCTGATTTCTTTCCCCATTGGTGTTTCTGCCGCATTATACCTGGAAGAATTTGCACCTAAAAACCGCTGGACAGATATTATAGAAGTTAATATCAACAACCTTGCTGCGGTACCTTCTATTGTCTTCGGCTTATTGGGGTTAGCCGTGCTGATTAATATCTTCGGTTTACCGCGTTCAGCGTCCTTAGTTGGCGGTATTGTACTGAGCTTGATGACTTTGCCGACTATTATTATTGCCAGTCGCGCATCGATAAAAGCGGTGCCAAACTCGATTCGTGAAGCCGCTATTGGTTTGGGTGCTTCAGATATGCAAGTCGCATTAGGGCATGTGCTGCCGATGGCCATGCCGGGTATTTTAACGGGCACTATTATTGGGCTCGCACAGGCACTGGGTGAAACGGCTCCGCTGTTAATGATCGGAATGGTCGCTTTTATTGTCGATGTACCGGTTAACTTTACCGATGCAGCGACGGTGATGCCCGTGCAGATTTATTTATGGGCTGACAGTCCTGAATCGGCTTTTTTAGCTAAAACCTCTGCCGCTATTTTAGTGCTTTTAGCTTTCTTATTAATAATGAATTTTAGCGCAACATTATTGCGCAGTAAATTTGAAAAAAAGGGCCAGTAG